One Acipenser ruthenus chromosome 33, fAciRut3.2 maternal haplotype, whole genome shotgun sequence genomic region harbors:
- the gpatch8 gene encoding G patch domain-containing protein 8 isoform X4: protein MGMGRMEMELDYAEDVTEKRRALEVEKEDTEERRQKYKDYAEKEKAIAKALEDLRANFYCELCDKQYQKHQEFDNHINSYDHAHKQRLKELKQREFARNVSSKSRRDEKKQEKALRRLHELAEQRKQQDCAPGSGPMFKATTVAVDEESSEDGSLYPDGTAVLAGVSEGMPAEEKGTPSCGHIVSVASPKQAATATVSVPPVKNNSTPQPKVGFSFSFAKKVPVKLETTASVFKELGEEVLTDESQKEEEEKTGCDPSVPPKLPDGESPLSIQAKAVSAGEEEQQDSEGGALASTLSKLKMMMKREEGSSNQEPQYYHYIPPAHCSVKPNFQFLLFMRASDQSSCGKESEESSRCPQDARERDSSKQGEGRPGDSKLKETLQGDGKQTDCKHKEEQHSQNQQRAAATEPGPNMVKVKEKMGSPKVTASEKQPVECSKAIAEPNDGPRQPTGPFFPVLSKDESTTLQWPSELLEFTRAQPSLSYSCNPLYFDFKLSRNKDGRGKLATDKSGPVRTGEQQAASQKVRLEAEKPTGNIGEGTGNKPEQTAAASGDGQTEPASTSPAPKKDKTLKAHKQKKKKKKHKKSSKRAKLKERGSGAGECEGAPDEKSKKRKKQKRKKSKSRASEEREDQALQAAEEFSEGGKRKRPIQDNHQRTAAEESIRGSQAKSSEPTSSSEEHNCAKRHKSEPAALASSSSSLRKQSSSRGRRSQSQHGSSEEDESEDGDSSRRKSSSSRTQRQHRQYSEEDSERSLSRSSRRGGRRHSRRASSHSRSDSSSSGHSSERSSRYSGRYSGRRGRSSSDSYSDYSECSRQGRRSKRSPTSDSDYDCSRRSGRRSHRRQYTSSESSCSRSNSRDRGSRRRRSHHRSSCSSSRSRSPSWKRSRSSYSRSSGSQSRRSSSSTKGSSRGGNRHHESSSERRRRRDFNRSKIYRSQSPRSSSRTPARREETRTSSSSSTSLQRTGAARGGAASIHPEPSVVEERNSLTARQLLEKVQARKGPEDGPTAPGKAGIKLKDPPQGYFGPKLPPSLGNKAVLPLFGKLPVVKKPLMRRPDELGSERAEEMEIHEAGLTAGEVVFVEPIREFPPPPPPLPPPQLGENGQAPHEEMPAEASTCLFEPEPGFLVQPYPSEPCQDAAKGLTALEPFPPELQPFPGYTSQPLEEDEPEAEEDSSLAPLESQPITFTPEEMEKYSKLQQAAQQHIQQQLLAKQVKSFPAAANLAPAPALQPIHIQQSAAATATATSITTVQHAILQHHAAAAAAAIGLHPHPHHHHPQQLAQVHHIPQHHLTPFSLSPLGHSLIPAHHAAFLSSHPIHIIPASAIHHTQLALHHVPHAALYPTLFAPRPTAATAALHLHPFLHPIFSGQDLQHPPNHGS from the coding sequence CGCCCCAGGGAGTGGTCCCATGTTCAAAGCCACCACAGTGGCGGTGGATGAGGAGAGCAGTGAAGATGGGAGCCTGTACCCTGATGGTACCGCAGTCCTGGCTGGAGTCAGTGAGGGGATGCCTGCAGAGGAAAAGGGAACCCCCAGCTGTGGTCATATTGTCAGCGTGGCTTCACCCAAGCAGGCAGCCACTGCTACCGTGAGTGTTCCCCCTGTGAAAAACAACTCGACACCCCAGCCCAAAGTGGGATTCTCCTTCTCGTTTGCCAAGAAGGTCCCGGTGAAGCTGGAGACCACAGCATCGGTTTTCAAGGAACTGGGCGAGGAGGTGTTGACAGATGAGTCTCAAaaggaggaagaggagaaaaCTGGGTGCGACCCCTCAGTACCCCCTAAACTCCCTGACGGAGAGAGCCCTCTGAGCATCCAGGCTAAGGCAGTCAGTGCGGGGGAGGAGGAACAGCAAGACTCTGAGGGGGGAGCGCTGGCTTCCACACTATCCAaactgaagatgatgatgaaaaGAGAGGAGGGCTCTTCTAATCAAGAGCCCCAGTATTACCATTACATCCCACCAGCGCACTGCAGTGTCAAACCCAACTTTCAGTTCCTGCTGTTCATGAGGGCTTCTGATCAGAGCAGCTGCGGAAAGGAGAGTGAAGAAAGCAGTCGGTGTCCCCAGGACGCCAGGGAAAGGGACAGCAGCAAACAGGGGGAAGGCAGACCAGGGGACAGCAAACTCAAGGAGACTCTGCAAGGAGATGGCAAGCAAACTGATTGCAAGCACAAAGAGGAACAACATTCTCAGAATCAACAGAGAGCAGCTGCTACAGAGCCAGGGCCCAACATGGTCAAAGTAAAAGAGAAAATGGGCTCCCCAAAAGTCACTGCTTCTGAAAAGCAACCAGTGGAATGCAGCAAGGCTATTGCAGAGCCAAACGATGGCCCCCGTCAGCCCACTGGCCCTTTCTTTCCAGTCCTGAGTAAAGATGAGAGCACCACCCTGCAGTGGCCATCAGAGCTGCTGGAGTTCACTCGGGCTCAGCCTTCCCTCTCCTACAGCTGCAACCCTCTCTACTTTGATTTTAAGCTCTCGCGAAACAAAGATGGCCGGGGGAAGCTAGCCACAGACAAGTCTGGCCCAGTTCGTACTGGAGAGCAGCAAGCTGCGAGCCAAAAAGTCAGACTGGAGGCTGAGAAGCCAACAGGGAATATTGGAGAGGGCACAGGGAACAAACCGGAGCAAACAGCTGCGGCAAGTGGAGACGGACAGACAGAACCAGCATCAACAAGCCCAGCCCCAAAGAAAGACAAAACCCTAAAGGCACAcaagcagaaaaagaaaaagaagaaacacaAAAAGTCATCCAAACGAGCAAAGCTGAAGGAGAGGGGCAGCGGGGCAGGGGAGTGCGAAGGGGCTCCTGATGAGAAATCCAAGAAGAGGAAGAAGCAGAAACGGAAGAAAAGCAAAAGCAGGGCCTCTGAGGAGAGGGAGGACCAAGCGCTGCAGGCTGCAGAGGAGTTTTCAGAAGGAGGCAAGAGAAAGCGACCCATCCAGGATAATCACCAAAGGACAGCAGCTGAGGAGAGCATTAGAGGCAGCCAGGCCAAAAGTTCAGAGCCGACCAGCTCTTCGGAAGAGCACAATTGTGCCAAGCGACACAAATCGGAACCTGCCGCTTTggcctcttcctcctcttccctGCGGAAGCAATCTTCCAGTCGGGGGAGGAGAAGCCAAAGTCAGCACGGGAGCAGCGAGGAAGATGAGAGCGAGGACGGTGACTCCTCCCGCAGGAAATCGTCGTCCTCGCGGACACAGCGGCAGCACCGGCAGTACAGCGAGGAGGACTCTGAACGCTCGCTAAGCAGGTCCTCCCGGAGAGGGGGGCGTCGCCACAGCCGGCGAGCCTCGTCACACAGCCGCTCCGACTCCAGCAGCTCGGGCCACTCCTCAGAGCGCAGCAGTCGCTACAGCGGTCGCTACAGCGGTCGCAGGGGCCGCAGCTCCTCAGACAGTTACAGTGACTACAGCGAGTGCTCGCGGCAGGGGCGCCGTTCCAAACGCTCTCCCACCTCAGACTCTGACTACGACTGCTCCCGGCGCAGCGGCCGTCGCTCTCACAGACGCCAGTACACTTCATCAGAGTCCAGCTGCTCACGCAGCAATAGCAGGGACCGGGGTAGCCGTCGGAGGCGCAGCCACCACCGCAGCTCCTGCAGCAGCAGCCGCAGCCGCAGCCCCAGCTGGAAACGAAGCCGAAGCAGCTACAGCCGCAGTTCAGGCAGCCAGTCCCGGCGGTCGTCCAGCTCCACCAAGGGGTCCTCCAGGGGAGGGAACCGGCATCACGAGTCCTCTTCCGAGCGACGCCGTCGCAGGGACTTCAACCGCTCCAAAATATATCGTTCCCAGTCCCCGCGCTCCTCCTCCCGCACCCCAGCAAGGAGGGAGGAGACCAGgactagcagcagcagcagcacctctCTTCAGCGGACAGGGGCAGCAAGAGGAGGAGCAGCTTCAATCCACCCTGAACCAAGCGTTGTAGAAGAGAGGAACTCGCTGACTGCCAGGCAGCTGCTAGAAAAAGTGCAGGCCCGCAAGGGGCCAGAGGATGGTCCTACAGCGCCTGGGAAAGCAGGGATCAAACTCAAAGATCCTCCACAGGGATACTTTGGCCCAAAGCTCCCTCCCTCACTTGGAAACAAGGCTGTTCTTCCTTTATTCGGGAAGCTGCCCGTGGTCAAAAAGCCTCTGATGCGCCGACCAGACGAACTGGGATCCGAGAGGGCAGAAGAGATGGAAATTCATGAGGCAGGTCTGACTGCTGGGGAGGTGGTTTTTGTGGAGCCCATTCGAGagttcccccctcctcctcctccgctgCCCCCTCCACAGCTTGGGGAGAACGGACAAGCCCCCCATGAGGAGATGCCTGCTGAAGCCTCTACCTGCCTGTTTGAACCAGAGCCTGGCTTCCTAGTCCAGCCCTATCCCTCTGAGCCCTGCCAGGATGCTGCCAAGGGGCTGACCGCTCTGGAGCCCTTCCCTCCCGAACTGCAACCTTTTCCAGGGTACACTTCCCAACCCCTGGAGGAAGATGAGCCAGAAGCAGAGGAGGACTCCTCTTTGGCACCCTTGGAGAGCCAGCCCATCACCTTCACCCCAGAGGAAATGGAAAAGTACAGTAAGCTTCAGCAGGCAGCCCAGCAGCACATCCAGCAGCAGCTCCTCGCCAAGCAAGTCAAGAGCTTCCCAGCAGCTGCCAACCTGGCACCTGCCCCAGCTCTGCAGCCCATCCACATCCAGCAATCTGCAGCGGCCACAGCTACCGCCACCTCCATCACCACAGTGCAGCACGCCATCCTGCAGCACCATGCCGCCGCTGCTGCAGCTGCCATCGGCCTCCACCCGCACCCCCATCACCATCACCCCCAGCAGCTGGCCCAGGTACACCACATCCCCCAGCACCACCTAacccccttctccctctccccgCTGGGCCACTCTCTTATCCCAGCCCACCACGCTGCCTTTCTGTCTAGCCATCCCATTCACATCATCCCAGCCTCGGCTATCCACCACACCCAGCTGGCGCTGCACCATGTCCCCCACGCTGCCCTCTACCCCACCCTGTTTGCCCCCCGACCCACAGCAGCCACTGCTGCCCTGCACCTTCACCCCTTCTTGCACCCCATCTTTTCAGGGCAGGACCTGCAGCACCCCCCAAATCATGGCTCCTGA
- the gpatch8 gene encoding G patch domain-containing protein 8 isoform X5: MQRSTVSGFEQRLKELKQREFARNVSSKSRRDEKKQEKALRRLHELAEQRKQQDCAPGSGPMFKATTVAVDEESSEDGSLYPDGTAVLAGVSEGMPAEEKGTPSCGHIVSVASPKQAATATVSVPPVKNNSTPQPKVGFSFSFAKKVPVKLETTASVFKELGEEVLTDESQKEEEEKTGCDPSVPPKLPDGESPLSIQAKAVSAGEEEQQDSEGGALASTLSKLKMMMKREEGSSNQEPQYYHYIPPAHCSVKPNFQFLLFMRASDQSSCGKESEESSRCPQDARERDSSKQGEGRPGDSKLKETLQGDGKQTDCKHKEEQHSQNQQRAAATEPGPNMVKVKEKMGSPKVTASEKQPVECSKAIAEPNDGPRQPTGPFFPVLSKDESTTLQWPSELLEFTRAQPSLSYSCNPLYFDFKLSRNKDGRGKLATDKSGPVRTGEQQAASQKVRLEAEKPTGNIGEGTGNKPEQTAAASGDGQTEPASTSPAPKKDKTLKAHKQKKKKKKHKKSSKRAKLKERGSGAGECEGAPDEKSKKRKKQKRKKSKSRASEEREDQALQAAEEFSEGGKRKRPIQDNHQRTAAEESIRGSQAKSSEPTSSSEEHNCAKRHKSEPAALASSSSSLRKQSSSRGRRSQSQHGSSEEDESEDGDSSRRKSSSSRTQRQHRQYSEEDSERSLSRSSRRGGRRHSRRASSHSRSDSSSSGHSSERSSRYSGRYSGRRGRSSSDSYSDYSECSRQGRRSKRSPTSDSDYDCSRRSGRRSHRRQYTSSESSCSRSNSRDRGSRRRRSHHRSSCSSSRSRSPSWKRSRSSYSRSSGSQSRRSSSSTKGSSRGGNRHHESSSERRRRRDFNRSKIYRSQSPRSSSRTPARREETRTSSSSSTSLQRTGAARGGAASIHPEPSVVEERNSLTARQLLEKVQARKGPEDGPTAPGKAGIKLKDPPQGYFGPKLPPSLGNKAVLPLFGKLPVVKKPLMRRPDELGSERAEEMEIHEAGLTAGEVVFVEPIREFPPPPPPLPPPQLGENGQAPHEEMPAEASTCLFEPEPGFLVQPYPSEPCQDAAKGLTALEPFPPELQPFPGYTSQPLEEDEPEAEEDSSLAPLESQPITFTPEEMEKYSKLQQAAQQHIQQQLLAKQVKSFPAAANLAPAPALQPIHIQQSAAATATATSITTVQHAILQHHAAAAAAAIGLHPHPHHHHPQQLAQVHHIPQHHLTPFSLSPLGHSLIPAHHAAFLSSHPIHIIPASAIHHTQLALHHVPHAALYPTLFAPRPTAATAALHLHPFLHPIFSGQDLQHPPNHGS; this comes from the coding sequence CGCCCCAGGGAGTGGTCCCATGTTCAAAGCCACCACAGTGGCGGTGGATGAGGAGAGCAGTGAAGATGGGAGCCTGTACCCTGATGGTACCGCAGTCCTGGCTGGAGTCAGTGAGGGGATGCCTGCAGAGGAAAAGGGAACCCCCAGCTGTGGTCATATTGTCAGCGTGGCTTCACCCAAGCAGGCAGCCACTGCTACCGTGAGTGTTCCCCCTGTGAAAAACAACTCGACACCCCAGCCCAAAGTGGGATTCTCCTTCTCGTTTGCCAAGAAGGTCCCGGTGAAGCTGGAGACCACAGCATCGGTTTTCAAGGAACTGGGCGAGGAGGTGTTGACAGATGAGTCTCAAaaggaggaagaggagaaaaCTGGGTGCGACCCCTCAGTACCCCCTAAACTCCCTGACGGAGAGAGCCCTCTGAGCATCCAGGCTAAGGCAGTCAGTGCGGGGGAGGAGGAACAGCAAGACTCTGAGGGGGGAGCGCTGGCTTCCACACTATCCAaactgaagatgatgatgaaaaGAGAGGAGGGCTCTTCTAATCAAGAGCCCCAGTATTACCATTACATCCCACCAGCGCACTGCAGTGTCAAACCCAACTTTCAGTTCCTGCTGTTCATGAGGGCTTCTGATCAGAGCAGCTGCGGAAAGGAGAGTGAAGAAAGCAGTCGGTGTCCCCAGGACGCCAGGGAAAGGGACAGCAGCAAACAGGGGGAAGGCAGACCAGGGGACAGCAAACTCAAGGAGACTCTGCAAGGAGATGGCAAGCAAACTGATTGCAAGCACAAAGAGGAACAACATTCTCAGAATCAACAGAGAGCAGCTGCTACAGAGCCAGGGCCCAACATGGTCAAAGTAAAAGAGAAAATGGGCTCCCCAAAAGTCACTGCTTCTGAAAAGCAACCAGTGGAATGCAGCAAGGCTATTGCAGAGCCAAACGATGGCCCCCGTCAGCCCACTGGCCCTTTCTTTCCAGTCCTGAGTAAAGATGAGAGCACCACCCTGCAGTGGCCATCAGAGCTGCTGGAGTTCACTCGGGCTCAGCCTTCCCTCTCCTACAGCTGCAACCCTCTCTACTTTGATTTTAAGCTCTCGCGAAACAAAGATGGCCGGGGGAAGCTAGCCACAGACAAGTCTGGCCCAGTTCGTACTGGAGAGCAGCAAGCTGCGAGCCAAAAAGTCAGACTGGAGGCTGAGAAGCCAACAGGGAATATTGGAGAGGGCACAGGGAACAAACCGGAGCAAACAGCTGCGGCAAGTGGAGACGGACAGACAGAACCAGCATCAACAAGCCCAGCCCCAAAGAAAGACAAAACCCTAAAGGCACAcaagcagaaaaagaaaaagaagaaacacaAAAAGTCATCCAAACGAGCAAAGCTGAAGGAGAGGGGCAGCGGGGCAGGGGAGTGCGAAGGGGCTCCTGATGAGAAATCCAAGAAGAGGAAGAAGCAGAAACGGAAGAAAAGCAAAAGCAGGGCCTCTGAGGAGAGGGAGGACCAAGCGCTGCAGGCTGCAGAGGAGTTTTCAGAAGGAGGCAAGAGAAAGCGACCCATCCAGGATAATCACCAAAGGACAGCAGCTGAGGAGAGCATTAGAGGCAGCCAGGCCAAAAGTTCAGAGCCGACCAGCTCTTCGGAAGAGCACAATTGTGCCAAGCGACACAAATCGGAACCTGCCGCTTTggcctcttcctcctcttccctGCGGAAGCAATCTTCCAGTCGGGGGAGGAGAAGCCAAAGTCAGCACGGGAGCAGCGAGGAAGATGAGAGCGAGGACGGTGACTCCTCCCGCAGGAAATCGTCGTCCTCGCGGACACAGCGGCAGCACCGGCAGTACAGCGAGGAGGACTCTGAACGCTCGCTAAGCAGGTCCTCCCGGAGAGGGGGGCGTCGCCACAGCCGGCGAGCCTCGTCACACAGCCGCTCCGACTCCAGCAGCTCGGGCCACTCCTCAGAGCGCAGCAGTCGCTACAGCGGTCGCTACAGCGGTCGCAGGGGCCGCAGCTCCTCAGACAGTTACAGTGACTACAGCGAGTGCTCGCGGCAGGGGCGCCGTTCCAAACGCTCTCCCACCTCAGACTCTGACTACGACTGCTCCCGGCGCAGCGGCCGTCGCTCTCACAGACGCCAGTACACTTCATCAGAGTCCAGCTGCTCACGCAGCAATAGCAGGGACCGGGGTAGCCGTCGGAGGCGCAGCCACCACCGCAGCTCCTGCAGCAGCAGCCGCAGCCGCAGCCCCAGCTGGAAACGAAGCCGAAGCAGCTACAGCCGCAGTTCAGGCAGCCAGTCCCGGCGGTCGTCCAGCTCCACCAAGGGGTCCTCCAGGGGAGGGAACCGGCATCACGAGTCCTCTTCCGAGCGACGCCGTCGCAGGGACTTCAACCGCTCCAAAATATATCGTTCCCAGTCCCCGCGCTCCTCCTCCCGCACCCCAGCAAGGAGGGAGGAGACCAGgactagcagcagcagcagcacctctCTTCAGCGGACAGGGGCAGCAAGAGGAGGAGCAGCTTCAATCCACCCTGAACCAAGCGTTGTAGAAGAGAGGAACTCGCTGACTGCCAGGCAGCTGCTAGAAAAAGTGCAGGCCCGCAAGGGGCCAGAGGATGGTCCTACAGCGCCTGGGAAAGCAGGGATCAAACTCAAAGATCCTCCACAGGGATACTTTGGCCCAAAGCTCCCTCCCTCACTTGGAAACAAGGCTGTTCTTCCTTTATTCGGGAAGCTGCCCGTGGTCAAAAAGCCTCTGATGCGCCGACCAGACGAACTGGGATCCGAGAGGGCAGAAGAGATGGAAATTCATGAGGCAGGTCTGACTGCTGGGGAGGTGGTTTTTGTGGAGCCCATTCGAGagttcccccctcctcctcctccgctgCCCCCTCCACAGCTTGGGGAGAACGGACAAGCCCCCCATGAGGAGATGCCTGCTGAAGCCTCTACCTGCCTGTTTGAACCAGAGCCTGGCTTCCTAGTCCAGCCCTATCCCTCTGAGCCCTGCCAGGATGCTGCCAAGGGGCTGACCGCTCTGGAGCCCTTCCCTCCCGAACTGCAACCTTTTCCAGGGTACACTTCCCAACCCCTGGAGGAAGATGAGCCAGAAGCAGAGGAGGACTCCTCTTTGGCACCCTTGGAGAGCCAGCCCATCACCTTCACCCCAGAGGAAATGGAAAAGTACAGTAAGCTTCAGCAGGCAGCCCAGCAGCACATCCAGCAGCAGCTCCTCGCCAAGCAAGTCAAGAGCTTCCCAGCAGCTGCCAACCTGGCACCTGCCCCAGCTCTGCAGCCCATCCACATCCAGCAATCTGCAGCGGCCACAGCTACCGCCACCTCCATCACCACAGTGCAGCACGCCATCCTGCAGCACCATGCCGCCGCTGCTGCAGCTGCCATCGGCCTCCACCCGCACCCCCATCACCATCACCCCCAGCAGCTGGCCCAGGTACACCACATCCCCCAGCACCACCTAacccccttctccctctccccgCTGGGCCACTCTCTTATCCCAGCCCACCACGCTGCCTTTCTGTCTAGCCATCCCATTCACATCATCCCAGCCTCGGCTATCCACCACACCCAGCTGGCGCTGCACCATGTCCCCCACGCTGCCCTCTACCCCACCCTGTTTGCCCCCCGACCCACAGCAGCCACTGCTGCCCTGCACCTTCACCCCTTCTTGCACCCCATCTTTTCAGGGCAGGACCTGCAGCACCCCCCAAATCATGGCTCCTGA